Genomic DNA from Leucobacter triazinivorans:
CACCTTCGGATCGGGCCAGTTTCCGCCGCACTGGCGGTCACGATTCTGCGACCACATGGACATGCGCACCATGCCGCGCTCCGCGGCGAACTCGGCGAGGCGCTGGGCATCGGCAAGGCCGAACACCTCGTTCCGCACGTCGTTCTGCCCGATCATCGGGGTGGCCGACACCCGGCTCCACGCGGTGGCGTCGCCGATGGGCGCGCCGACCTCCTGGTAGAGCGAGCGGATCTGGCCCTGCACAGCCTCGAGGCTGTCCTCGATCGTCGCGATCAGGCTCCTGCTCGAGCCGGAGTTGTAGTTCATGGTCATCGCGTTGATCCCGGCGAGATCGACCCCCGCGGCCAGATACGTGCGCACCGTGCGCAGGCCCTCGAAGGTGAGCCCATCCGGCGCGACCGGCAGCGTCAGCCAGACATCGAGGCCCCCGTCGGGTCGGCGGGAGTCCTGGACATCGGCGATGGCGGCGGCCTGGCGGGTGACCGCCTCTTCGTCTGCGAGCAGTCCGCCTTCGATGTCCATGTCGATGCTTCCGAGCTCGTAGCGCTCGACCACACTGGCGTATCCGTCCACGAGCGCGTCGTGATCCTGGCAGGTGAGCGAGAGATCGGAGTTGGCCTGGCCGCCGAACGACACCATCGCCGATCCGCCGAGCAGGCGGAGTCGAGCCAGTCGGCGATCGAGGTCCAGCGCACTCTCGGCCTCATCGAGCTGATACACGCCGCCCCATGCCGGTGCGCAGACGTCGTCGTGCGAGGCCACGATGAACGCGAGCACCACGTTGCGCTGCTCGTCGGTGTCTGGGGATTCGAAGGCGTAGCTCGGCGTCGCGGTGACGTCGACGTAGGCATCGAACCAGTGCTCCCGCTCGGTTGCGGTGCGCTCGTCCTGCCATCGCGTCCAGCCGTAGAGGCTGCCGCCGACGAGTCCCGAGATCACCACCACGAGCACGCTCAGTCTGAGCCACGAGAGCCGCCGTCCCGGAAACCACTTCGCCATACACTCCCCGTCCCCGAAAATCCCGCGAGCGCCCATCGATCGTCGCGACATAGCTATGCTATAGGACAGGTGGGAACTCGAAGTTCTCGACGTCAGCCTTCGGAGAGCGCAGCTCCGGGGCGTGAGCATGAATGGCTGTGGCCGTTCTCAATGGGGAGGCAACTGGTGTCGACACCGGTGAATGGGGAATCTGCGGCGCGCGAAAGCACGCGTCGTCGACAGTGGGGCGCGGAGCGGCGCGCCGAACCGCTCGCGATCATGCACTCCCGCCCGAGCGCGGCGGCGGTGGTCTGGGCGCGAGCGGCGATCGCGATCACCGTGGTGTCGTGGTTCGCGTACATGGTGACCACGATCATGCGCATGTCGATCGAGGGGCCGCGGGAGTCGTTCGCCTTCCACGTGCAGACCTGGATCTACGGGTTGACGGTGACGGCCCTGACATTCTCCGCCGTCATGTACCTCACCGCGCGGTACGGAGCACTCGTGCGTTTCAGGGAGCACCGACGCGTGGAGCGGGCGCTCCTCGACAGCCACTTCGCCGACTCGGACTCCACCGTGACCGTGCTCATCCCGAGCTACGACGAGGAACCGGAGGTGGTGCGCTACACGCTCTGGTCGGCCGCGCTGCAGGAGTTCCCCGCCGTGCGCGTGGTCCTGCTGCTCGACGATCGCGAAGAGGGGCTGACCGGCGCGGCACTCGAGCGGCTGCAGCGCACCCGCTCGCTGCTGCCGGAGATCTCGGAGGCGTTGCAGGAGCCGTTGGCGGCCGCACTGCGGGCGCTCGACGAGTTCCAGACGCGTACGCCGGAGCGACCGACGCCGGAGGATGCGAAGCGGGCGGCGGACGCCTACGGCGAAGCGGCGGCCTGGCTCGACCGGTTCGCGGCCGAGGAAGCGATCCACGACCACATGTCGGAGTTCTTCGCCGAGCAGGTGCTCCTCGGGCTCTCGAACGACCTCAGGCTCACCCGCCTGGCGCTCAACGCCGCCTCCGAGCAGGGCACCTCCCCGGATCGCGAGCGGCTGGAGCAGTTGCACCGGCGGCTCGTGTGGATCTTCGACGCCGACATGGACAGCTTCGAGCGCAAGCGCTACGCCTCGCTCTCGCAGGAGCCCAACAAGGCGATGAACCTCAATTCCTACATCTCGCTGATGGGGCACAGCTACCGCGTGTCGAGCGAGACGGGGGAGCGGTTGCTCGAAGAGCTCGCACAGCACGAGAGCGGCGACGCCGATCTGGTGATCCCCGACAGCAGGTACCTGCTGACGCTCGACGCCGACTCGCAGCTGCTGCGGGACTACTGCCTGCGCCTCGTCTACCTGCTCGAGCAGCCGGAGAACTCGCGGGTCGCCGTGACACAGACCCCCTACTCCTCGTTCAGGGGCGCGCCCACCCGTATCGAGCGCATCGCGGGCGCCACGACCGATTTGCAGCACATCCAGCACCAGGGACTCACGTACTTCAACGCGACCTTCTGGGTCGGCGCCAACGCGGTGATCCGCAAGGAGGCGCTCGCCGACATCGCGGTCACCGAGACCGTCGGCGGCTTCGAGATCACGACCTACGTGCAGGATCGCACGGTCATCGAGGACACCGAGTCGAGCATCGATCTCGGCGTGCACGGCTGGAGCCTCGAGAACTACCCCGAGCGTCTGAGCTACAGCGCGACGCCGCCCGACTTCGGGTCGCTCATCGTGCAGCGGCGACGGTGGGCGAACGGCGGCCTGCTGATCATGCCGAAGATGCTCGAGATGATCCGGATCAGGCGGGGGACGCCCGCGCGGGTGCGCATGACCGAGCGCATGTTGCGCACGAACTACATGGCTTCGCTCTCGTGGGCGAGCTTCGGCCTGATCTTCCTCCTGTTCTTCCCCTTCGACTCGCGGCTGCTGAGCCCGCTCGTGATCGCGGCGGCGCTGCCCTACTTCCTGTCGATGGGGCTCGACCTGCGCGCCAGCGGGCACCGCTACGGCGATATCTTCCGTATCTACGGTTTCAATCTCGTGCTGCTCCCGGTGAACCTCGCGGGGGTGCTGAAGTCGATGCAGCAGGGGGTGACGGGCGAGAAGATCCCGTTCGCGCGCACCCCGAAGGTCACCGGGCGCACGGCCGCACCCGCGCTGTACGTGGTGATCCCGTATCTGATCATCGGCTTCTCGGCGCTCACCGCCTGGCGGGACTTCACCGTCGGCAACTGGGGCAACGCGGCCTTCGCCGGCTTCAACGCGGTGATGGCGACGTGGGCCACCGTCTCCTACATCGGCGTGCGCGCCTCGATCGTCGACGCCGTGCTCGGGGTCGTCGGGTGGCTCTACGTTCCGGTCAAGCCGGTGAAGGCCGAGCGGGGCCGCACCGCGGACGGAGAGGCGCAGGTCAACTGGCAGGCGATCCTGTACCACGGCGACCGCCGTCTGCGTCGGGATCTCGCCCGCACGAGCGACCGTCGGCGACGCCTCAGCGCGGTGCGTGCCGGGAGCGGCTCCAGCGCCGGAAGCGCCGGAAGCGCCGGCAGCGCCGGCAGCCCGGCTCGGCAGTCTCAGATCGAGTCCCCGGCGGCCGCGAGCCCCCCGGCCGACGGCGCGAATATGCCGACCCGGACCGTGGAGACCGAGGATGTCGGGGCCGTCTGACGCTCGGTAGAGTGGGCGGCATGGCGACATCGAGAGGGCGCGGGAGGCCGAAGGGCGGATCCGATTCGCGCATGCGGATCATCGCCGCAGCCGTCGAGGAGTTCGGCGAGCGCGGCTACGAGGGCGCCACGATCCGCTCCATCGCCGAGCGCGCCGGTGTCGACTCGGCGCTGGTGCACCACTACTTCGGCACCAAGGCCGACCTCTTCGCCGAGGCCGCGGGCATGCCGCTGCGACCGGATGTCGCGGTGCCGGCCATTCTCGCCGGCCCGCGGGACGAGGTGGGCGCGCGCGTGGTGCGGTTCGTGCTCGAGTCGTTCGAGCGCGACGAGGTGCGTCGACGCGGCGTGATGCTGTTGCGCGCGGCGGTCGGCGGCAAGCTCGGCGCCCCCGTGCTCGTGGGGTTCCTCTCCCGGGAACTGCTGTCCCGGATCGCTGCGCACCTCGACGTCGCCGACGGCGAGCTGCGCGCCTCGCTCGCAGCGTCGCAGATCGGGGGACTGCTGATGACGCGCTACGTGCTGCGACTGGGGGTGCTCGCCGACGCGCCCATCGATGAGCTGGTGGCCCGGATCGGCCCGACGGTGCAGCGGTACCTCTTCGAGTGAGCCGCCGGCGGGTCGGCCGCGCCGCCGAGTTGCCCGGCGGACGAGGGTTGACGCGGGGACCGCCGCGACCTAAATTCATTGCATGATGAATAGTTCGAGCGGCGCCCACGCGGCGGAGCCCGGCAGCGGGCCCGCGGGTGCACCGCCGGGTGCAGAACCCGGTCCCGCGGTGGAGATCCGGGATCTGCACGTGCGCCGCGGCCGCACGACCGTGTTCGACGGCATCGACGTCGAGATCCCGCGCGGCGCGATCGTCGGCCTGCTCGGGCCCTCCGGGTGCGGCAAGACGACGCTCATGCGCGCGATCGTCGGTGCGCAGAAGCTCCGCTCGGGAACGGTGCGCGTGTTCGGCGAGACGGCCGGATCCCGACCGCTGCGCCGCGTCGTGGCCTACGGCACGCAGGGCGCCGCGGTCTACGGCGATCTCACCGTGCGCCAGAACGTGCGCTACTTCGGAGCGCTCGTCGGCGCGAGTCGTGCCGCGGCAGAGCGCCTGATCGAGCGCGTCGGGCTCGGGGAGCAGGCCGAGCAGCTGGTCGCCTCGCTGAGCGGGGGCCAGGTGACGCGCGTCTCGCTCGCCGTCGCGCTCGTCGGTGAGCCTCGGCTGCTCGTGCTCGACGAGCCGACGGTCGGTCTCGACCCGGTGATCCGCGCGGACCTGTGGGATCTGTTCGCCGGGCTCGCGCGGCAGGGCATCACGATGCTCGTCTCGAGCCACGTGATGGACGAGGCGCTGCACTGCGATCGATTGCTGCTCATGCGCGACGGGCGCATCGTCGCCGATACGACGCCGGATCGCCTGCTCGCCGAGACGGGGGCGCGCGACCCCGAAGCCGCATTCCTCGCGCTCGTGGCGCCGGAGCGCGCGGCCGGCGGTCGCCCGGCGCAGGATCCTCCCGCCGACCGGGCGGAGGCCGGGAGATGAGCCCTTCACCGACCCTCGCCACCGCCGCTCGCGTGC
This window encodes:
- a CDS encoding glycosyltransferase family 2 protein produces the protein MHSRPSAAAVVWARAAIAITVVSWFAYMVTTIMRMSIEGPRESFAFHVQTWIYGLTVTALTFSAVMYLTARYGALVRFREHRRVERALLDSHFADSDSTVTVLIPSYDEEPEVVRYTLWSAALQEFPAVRVVLLLDDREEGLTGAALERLQRTRSLLPEISEALQEPLAAALRALDEFQTRTPERPTPEDAKRAADAYGEAAAWLDRFAAEEAIHDHMSEFFAEQVLLGLSNDLRLTRLALNAASEQGTSPDRERLEQLHRRLVWIFDADMDSFERKRYASLSQEPNKAMNLNSYISLMGHSYRVSSETGERLLEELAQHESGDADLVIPDSRYLLTLDADSQLLRDYCLRLVYLLEQPENSRVAVTQTPYSSFRGAPTRIERIAGATTDLQHIQHQGLTYFNATFWVGANAVIRKEALADIAVTETVGGFEITTYVQDRTVIEDTESSIDLGVHGWSLENYPERLSYSATPPDFGSLIVQRRRWANGGLLIMPKMLEMIRIRRGTPARVRMTERMLRTNYMASLSWASFGLIFLLFFPFDSRLLSPLVIAAALPYFLSMGLDLRASGHRYGDIFRIYGFNLVLLPVNLAGVLKSMQQGVTGEKIPFARTPKVTGRTAAPALYVVIPYLIIGFSALTAWRDFTVGNWGNAAFAGFNAVMATWATVSYIGVRASIVDAVLGVVGWLYVPVKPVKAERGRTADGEAQVNWQAILYHGDRRLRRDLARTSDRRRRLSAVRAGSGSSAGSAGSAGSAGSPARQSQIESPAAASPPADGANMPTRTVETEDVGAV
- a CDS encoding chitinase, producing the protein MAKWFPGRRLSWLRLSVLVVVISGLVGGSLYGWTRWQDERTATEREHWFDAYVDVTATPSYAFESPDTDEQRNVVLAFIVASHDDVCAPAWGGVYQLDEAESALDLDRRLARLRLLGGSAMVSFGGQANSDLSLTCQDHDALVDGYASVVERYELGSIDMDIEGGLLADEEAVTRQAAAIADVQDSRRPDGGLDVWLTLPVAPDGLTFEGLRTVRTYLAAGVDLAGINAMTMNYNSGSSRSLIATIEDSLEAVQGQIRSLYQEVGAPIGDATAWSRVSATPMIGQNDVRNEVFGLADAQRLAEFAAERGMVRMSMWSQNRDRQCGGNWPDPKVISDSCSGVDQKVGEFANTLRTERPGEISQFAEAVPVRPDEIPEDDPETSPYPIWNTDAAYPADTKVVWHRSVYEAKWWTQGEQPDMPVESGAQPWRLLGPVLPGETPVDRPELPEDAYPAWQKSTEYERGSHVVFAGTGYVAKWWTQGDSPDAALVRPDDSPWRQLTDAEVLAVLGGDEDPEDPSGE
- a CDS encoding TetR family transcriptional regulator, with translation MATSRGRGRPKGGSDSRMRIIAAAVEEFGERGYEGATIRSIAERAGVDSALVHHYFGTKADLFAEAAGMPLRPDVAVPAILAGPRDEVGARVVRFVLESFERDEVRRRGVMLLRAAVGGKLGAPVLVGFLSRELLSRIAAHLDVADGELRASLAASQIGGLLMTRYVLRLGVLADAPIDELVARIGPTVQRYLFE
- a CDS encoding ABC transporter ATP-binding protein, giving the protein MMNSSSGAHAAEPGSGPAGAPPGAEPGPAVEIRDLHVRRGRTTVFDGIDVEIPRGAIVGLLGPSGCGKTTLMRAIVGAQKLRSGTVRVFGETAGSRPLRRVVAYGTQGAAVYGDLTVRQNVRYFGALVGASRAAAERLIERVGLGEQAEQLVASLSGGQVTRVSLAVALVGEPRLLVLDEPTVGLDPVIRADLWDLFAGLARQGITMLVSSHVMDEALHCDRLLLMRDGRIVADTTPDRLLAETGARDPEAAFLALVAPERAAGGRPAQDPPADRAEAGR